Proteins from a single region of Palaemon carinicauda isolate YSFRI2023 chromosome 1, ASM3689809v2, whole genome shotgun sequence:
- the LOC137655747 gene encoding uncharacterized protein isoform X1 has protein sequence MRLYILALLVVAATQINVSVSHGNILDGIQPGILQHVNNLSCQMVMFKIDLLQKQAQQVCDPPVTPPSPPVVTPPSPPVVTPPSPPVVTPPSPPVVTPPSPPVVTPPSPPVVTPPSPPLVTPPCPPVVTPPSPPVVTPPPSPPVVTPPPSPPVVTPPPSPPVFTPPPSPPVFTPPPSPPVFTPPPSPPVVTPPPSPPVVTPPPSPPVVTPPPSPPVVTPPPSPPVVTPPPSPPVFTPPPSPPVFTPPPSPPVFTPPPSPPVFTPPPSPPVFTPPPSPPVFTPPPSPPVFTPPPSPPVFTPPPSPPVFTPPPSPPVFTPPPSPPVFTPPPSPPVFTPPASPLVFTPPPSPPVFTPPPSPPVFTPPPSPPVFTFPPSPPVFTFPPLPLVFTRPPLPLVFTRPPLPLVFTRRPLPLVFTRRPLPLVFTRPRSLPVFTRRRSPPVFTPPPSPPVFTPPQ, from the exons CATGTCAACAATCTCTCATGCCAAATG GTAATGTTCAAGATAGATCTACTGCAAAAACAG GCTCAGCAAGTATGTGATCCACcagtaactcctccatcccctcctgtagtaactcctccatcccctcctgtagtaactcctccatcccctcctgtagtaactcctccatcccctcctgtagtaactcctccatcccctcctgtaGTAACTCCCCCATCTCCTCCTGTagtaactcctccatctcctcctctggTAACTCCTCCTTGCCCTCCTGtagtaactcctccatcccctcctgtaGTAActcctcctccatcccctcctgtaGTAActcctcctccatcccctcctgtaGTAActcctcctccatcccctcctgtgTTTACTCCTCCTCCATCCCCTCCAGTGTTTActcctcctccatcccctcctgtgTTTActcctcctccatcccctcctgtaGTAActcctcctccatcccctcctgtaGTAActcctcctccatcccctcctgtaGTAActcctcctccatcccctcctgtaGTAActcctcctccatcccctcctgtaGTAActcctcctccatcccctcctgtgTTTACTCCTCCTCCATCCCCTCCAGTGTTTACTCCTCCTCCATCCCCTCCAGTGTTTActcctcctccatcccctcctgtgTTTActcctcctccatcccctcctgtgTTTActcctcctccatcccctcctgtgTTTACTCCTCCTCCATCCCCTCCAGTGTTTActcctcctccatcccctcctgtgTTTActcctcctccatcccctcctgtgTTTACTCCTCCTCCATCCCCTCCAGTGTTTActcctcctccatcccctcctgtgTTTACTCCTCCTCCATCCCCTCCAGTGTTTACTCCTCCTGCATCCCCTCTTGTGTTTActcctcctccatcccctcctgtgTTTActcctcctccatcccctcctgtgTTTActcctcctccatcccctcctgtgTTTACTTTTCCTCCATCCCCTCCTGTGTTTACTTTTCCTCCATTACCTCTAGTGTTTACTCGTCCTCCATTACCTCTAGTGTTTACTCGTCCTCCATTACCTCTAGTGTTTACTCGTCGTCCATTACCTCTAGTGTTTACTCGTCGTCCATTACCTCTAGTGTTTACTCGTCCTCGATCCCTTCCAGTGTTTACTCGTCGTCGATCCCCTCCAGTGTTTACTCCTCCTCCATCCCCTCCAGTGTTTACTCCTCCTCAATAA
- the LOC137655747 gene encoding uncharacterized protein isoform X2 — protein sequence MVMFKIDLLQKQAQQVCDPPVTPPSPPVVTPPSPPVVTPPSPPVVTPPSPPVVTPPSPPVVTPPSPPVVTPPSPPLVTPPCPPVVTPPSPPVVTPPPSPPVVTPPPSPPVVTPPPSPPVFTPPPSPPVFTPPPSPPVFTPPPSPPVVTPPPSPPVVTPPPSPPVVTPPPSPPVVTPPPSPPVVTPPPSPPVFTPPPSPPVFTPPPSPPVFTPPPSPPVFTPPPSPPVFTPPPSPPVFTPPPSPPVFTPPPSPPVFTPPPSPPVFTPPPSPPVFTPPPSPPVFTPPPSPPVFTPPASPLVFTPPPSPPVFTPPPSPPVFTPPPSPPVFTFPPSPPVFTFPPLPLVFTRPPLPLVFTRPPLPLVFTRRPLPLVFTRRPLPLVFTRPRSLPVFTRRRSPPVFTPPPSPPVFTPPQ from the exons ATG GTAATGTTCAAGATAGATCTACTGCAAAAACAG GCTCAGCAAGTATGTGATCCACcagtaactcctccatcccctcctgtagtaactcctccatcccctcctgtagtaactcctccatcccctcctgtagtaactcctccatcccctcctgtagtaactcctccatcccctcctgtaGTAACTCCCCCATCTCCTCCTGTagtaactcctccatctcctcctctggTAACTCCTCCTTGCCCTCCTGtagtaactcctccatcccctcctgtaGTAActcctcctccatcccctcctgtaGTAActcctcctccatcccctcctgtaGTAActcctcctccatcccctcctgtgTTTACTCCTCCTCCATCCCCTCCAGTGTTTActcctcctccatcccctcctgtgTTTActcctcctccatcccctcctgtaGTAActcctcctccatcccctcctgtaGTAActcctcctccatcccctcctgtaGTAActcctcctccatcccctcctgtaGTAActcctcctccatcccctcctgtaGTAActcctcctccatcccctcctgtgTTTACTCCTCCTCCATCCCCTCCAGTGTTTACTCCTCCTCCATCCCCTCCAGTGTTTActcctcctccatcccctcctgtgTTTActcctcctccatcccctcctgtgTTTActcctcctccatcccctcctgtgTTTACTCCTCCTCCATCCCCTCCAGTGTTTActcctcctccatcccctcctgtgTTTActcctcctccatcccctcctgtgTTTACTCCTCCTCCATCCCCTCCAGTGTTTActcctcctccatcccctcctgtgTTTACTCCTCCTCCATCCCCTCCAGTGTTTACTCCTCCTGCATCCCCTCTTGTGTTTActcctcctccatcccctcctgtgTTTActcctcctccatcccctcctgtgTTTActcctcctccatcccctcctgtgTTTACTTTTCCTCCATCCCCTCCTGTGTTTACTTTTCCTCCATTACCTCTAGTGTTTACTCGTCCTCCATTACCTCTAGTGTTTACTCGTCCTCCATTACCTCTAGTGTTTACTCGTCGTCCATTACCTCTAGTGTTTACTCGTCGTCCATTACCTCTAGTGTTTACTCGTCCTCGATCCCTTCCAGTGTTTACTCGTCGTCGATCCCCTCCAGTGTTTACTCCTCCTCCATCCCCTCCAGTGTTTACTCCTCCTCAATAA